Below is a window of Planctomycetes bacterium MalM25 DNA.
CCGACCAGCGAGTAGAGGCGTCGCGCTTCGCGAAGCCGTACGAAGTGTTGGGCGTCAGGGGGCATCGCTTCAAGCCGTAGGCTTTGCCAGTTCGAAGGAAGGCTACAGCCCGAGATCAAATCTGCAGTCCGTGACTGGCATCTCGGGGAGCAGCACTCCCGGTTGGCGTGGCCAGGGCGCTTGGGTCGCGTGCTTGAGTCGTTCCAGGTGCTCGCAGAGATCGTCGGCGGGCATCTCTTGGAGAAGCGGGCCGAGGTCGTAGTAGCGTGCGATGAGTTCGGCTCGGTTCGAGGCCCCGGAACGTTTGTAGAGGCGTTTAGTGTGTTCGTGTACGGTGTGCTCGCTGATCCCCAAGAGTTCGGCGGTCTGTTTGACTGTGCGACCTTGCATTAGGCAGCTCAAGACCTCGAGCATCCGCTTGGGGAGTAGCATGAGCGCCGACTCGGAGACGGGCCGCAGAGTGTCAGGCTGCAGCCTGCGGAGCTCGACCCAGAGCGCACGGATCAGGTGGACGTAGCGGCGCGGCAGCGACGGTCGCCCCGCTTTACGCTGAATGTTGAGCATCTGCACTCCCCCGTCGGGCGTGCAGCTAACGCTGTGGATGAAGTCGTCCAGGCCCGAGGGGACCAGGTAACGCCGGAAGAAATAGCTCTCGTAGTAGGCCTCGTCCGTTGGGATCACGTCCCGGCGAGACGAGACACGGACGCCCGAGTGGCCTTTGATCAGGTAGGCCATTGGGGTGTGCTCGTGACGACCGTCTCGCACGAACTCTTCCCAGAAGAAACGGCGGTGCGCCTCGCTCGGCCAGTGATCGATGATCGAGAGCGGGCGGAGCCAACCGCCGGGGTCGCCCGGTGAACCGACGATCTGGTGGTCGGCGAAGAAGGTCATGTCGACGTCGAGCCACTCGGGCAAACGTTGCACCAGATGCCGACGCCACACCAGGCCGTCGCCACCGCGCTCGACGCACTCGCTGATCAGCAGGTAGAGCTCGCGGGCGTCCTCTCTTCGGATACGGCGGTCGCTGGTGCTCGACATGAGGTGGGATTTCCTAGGAGGCGTCTCTAGACCGCGGGGCCCTTTCGTAGGGGGGGATCAAGCACCCATCCGATGACCCGACAGACGAGACGGTCCCCTGTTTTGGGGGCTCCTACGGTCGAGCCTGGGGGGGCGATCTCTTCGTCCGCACGGCTGGACTCACTGTAGGTGAGTGCAGGGCGAGTGGGCGTGTCCCCAGAACAGGGGGCATCCGCCTCTGTCGGCTTGGAGGCTCTCTTGCTGGTTGTCTCCTTAGGAGGGGGCGCCGCTCCCCCCAAATCTAGGTAATGGCTGCCCCGGCGGTCGGTGAACACGATGAAATCGGAGCACGTGACAGACGGCT
It encodes the following:
- a CDS encoding DNA-binding transcriptional activator UhpA; translation: MSSTSDRRIRREDARELYLLISECVERGGDGLVWRRHLVQRLPEWLDVDMTFFADHQIVGSPGDPGGWLRPLSIIDHWPSEAHRRFFWEEFVRDGRHEHTPMAYLIKGHSGVRVSSRRDVIPTDEAYYESYFFRRYLVPSGLDDFIHSVSCTPDGGVQMLNIQRKAGRPSLPRRYVHLIRALWVELRRLQPDTLRPVSESALMLLPKRMLEVLSCLMQGRTVKQTAELLGISEHTVHEHTKRLYKRSGASNRAELIARYYDLGPLLQEMPADDLCEHLERLKHATQAPWPRQPGVLLPEMPVTDCRFDLGL